The sequence below is a genomic window from Dyadobacter chenwenxiniae.
GGATCCGAACGATCCCGGTAAAGAGTATGCGCCTAATATGTATCTCCCTGTGGGTTATGAACCTTATAAACAGGAAAAAGCCAACCCTATTAACCCGATGGGCTTGACCATGAGATTGCCGGTTGCAGGAACAGTCGCGAGACGTAATTACCAAACGTCTTTCGGTGAATCGGATTCTGCTAGCACGGATTTGATGGTTTACAACATTCCGGCCGACAGTATTTCTATCTCGGAACGTGTATTGAAAAACCCGATTCCATTAAATGAAAATACATTGGCGGAAGGTAAAGTACTTTACGACAGATATTGCCAGCATTGCCACGGAGCAGCAGGAGCCGGAGACGGAAAAGTTGCTGCGATGTATAAAGGGGTTCCTAACTATGCGAGCGACGCCTATAAAAATCTGAATGAAGGTCATATTTTCCACGTCATTACGCATGGGAAAGCACGTATGTGGCCACACGGATCTCAGATCAATCCTGAGGAGCGTTGGAAAATAGTACATTATGTACAAAAATTGCAGAAGGGAGCTTAATTACTTTTTGATAACAGAGAAATAAAAAAATAATGGCATCAGCACATTCGATTCCTTCTATTGAAGAACGGTTTGAATTTACATCGGGGGCTAAAAGAAATTTGATAATAGGCGGTGGCATAGGCGTTGCGCTAATCATATTAGGTGCTTATCTGGCTGCTAACGGCGGTGGACACGAAGCTGCTGCACATGGTGCAGAAGCGGCTGCAGCAGTAGGACATGGCGCAGCAGAGCATGGGGCTGCCGGACACGAAGCTGCCGCGGCAACAGGAGGACATCACGAAGCGAGCTGGATGACACGCATTTGGGCTAACCTTTGGGTAAATGGTGTTTACTTTACAGGTATGGCGGTTATAGGAATGTTTTTCATTTCATACAATTATCTGGCTCAGGCCGGATGGTCAGCGGTTTTCAAAAGAGTGCCTGAGGCGCTGCCAGCTTTTCTGCCTTTCACGGGGATAGTTATGTTATTGACTTTTTTCTTCGGTGGCCATGACCTATTTCACTGGACACACGAGGGGCTGTACGAAGTTGGTGGGCCAGAATACGATCCTATTATTGCAGGTAAAAGAGGATTCCTGAATACGCCATTCTTTGTATTCCGACTTGTATTTTACTTCGTTGTCTGGTACGGAATGTGGCGTGTGATCCGCAATTTGTCTTTGAAAGAAGATGAAATCGGTGGAACTGAATTTTACGAAAAGTCGATCCGTTTTGGAACTGCGTTTTTGGTTGTATTTGGTGTTACATCGTCAACATCCGCTTGGGATTTCGTAATGTCAATTGATACACACTGGTTTAGTACAATGTTTGGATGGTACACATTGGCGAGCTGGCATGTAGCTGGTCTGGCTGTGATTACGTTAACTATTGTAATGCTAAGAGAGCGCGGATATCTAAGAGCGGTTAACTCAAGCCATTTAAGAGATTTAGGAAAGTTTGTATTTGCATTCAGCATCTTCTGGACATATGTGTGGTTTGCACAGTTTCTTTTGATCTACTATGCTAACTTACCAGAAGAGACAATCTATTACTTGGAGCGTTTCAGAGGGCATGACGGAATTTTCAAAGCGCCGTTCTTCATTACATTGTTCTTGAATTTTTTCTTCCCGTTCCTTGTGTTGATGACGCGGGATGCGAAGTATACACATTCAATTCTTAAAGTGGCTTGCTGGAGTGTGATCATTGGTCATTATATGGATTTTTATACCAATATAATGCCCGGTACGCTTGGGTCAAGTGCAGGGTTCGGTCCGTTGGAATGGGGATTTTTCCTTCTGTTTATTTGTGCGTTCGGTTATTCAATTGCAAGCCAGTTAGAGAAGGCAAATTTGATACCAAGGAATCATCCAATGTTGGAAGAGTCATTGCATCACGATATCGCCTAATTGCAAAACCAGTTTATCATTATGTATATTATTATCGCATTAGTTGCTCTTGTTTTTCTGGTTCTCACAGGCGTTGTGGTATCCAGGCTTCAGAATGTTCTTAAAAATGTAAACAAAACCGATTCGCCGGATGCGGAGCCGTCAGGCAACAAATGGAATGGGGCGATGTTTATCGTCATTCTGATTGGCGGCGCGGTTAGTATCACGTGGTCATATCTGCACGCTCGCGAATTTTTCCTGCCCGAGGCATCTTCC
It includes:
- a CDS encoding quinol:cytochrome C oxidoreductase; amino-acid sequence: MASAHSIPSIEERFEFTSGAKRNLIIGGGIGVALIILGAYLAANGGGHEAAAHGAEAAAAVGHGAAEHGAAGHEAAAATGGHHEASWMTRIWANLWVNGVYFTGMAVIGMFFISYNYLAQAGWSAVFKRVPEALPAFLPFTGIVMLLTFFFGGHDLFHWTHEGLYEVGGPEYDPIIAGKRGFLNTPFFVFRLVFYFVVWYGMWRVIRNLSLKEDEIGGTEFYEKSIRFGTAFLVVFGVTSSTSAWDFVMSIDTHWFSTMFGWYTLASWHVAGLAVITLTIVMLRERGYLRAVNSSHLRDLGKFVFAFSIFWTYVWFAQFLLIYYANLPEETIYYLERFRGHDGIFKAPFFITLFLNFFFPFLVLMTRDAKYTHSILKVACWSVIIGHYMDFYTNIMPGTLGSSAGFGPLEWGFFLLFICAFGYSIASQLEKANLIPRNHPMLEESLHHDIA
- a CDS encoding c-type cytochrome; translated protein: MEFEKMKFRNLYKYLLVAAVMLTAAAGCKRDPNDPGKEYAPNMYLPVGYEPYKQEKANPINPMGLTMRLPVAGTVARRNYQTSFGESDSASTDLMVYNIPADSISISERVLKNPIPLNENTLAEGKVLYDRYCQHCHGAAGAGDGKVAAMYKGVPNYASDAYKNLNEGHIFHVITHGKARMWPHGSQINPEERWKIVHYVQKLQKGA